From Zingiber officinale cultivar Zhangliang chromosome 5B, Zo_v1.1, whole genome shotgun sequence, the proteins below share one genomic window:
- the LOC121984029 gene encoding glycine-rich RNA-binding protein RZ1C-like isoform X1, producing MSAKEENRIFVGGLSRDTSERRLEAEFSRFGKVVEAKVMVERDTGRSRGFGFVTFSDARAAEVSISQMHECELDGRVISVNKAEPKMNTDNTRYDGGGYKSYGRGGYHGVDGPPPAGRSDECFKCGRLGHWARECTSAGGGNDGRFSSRSKFGGDGRGGHDHNDRFIDDRYDGGYYGDRDHIDSRDSRYGGGRERYGPPGDHFSGGRHRGGPENYAHNGYSRERSYERDGPHVGSYDRDVAPRGGSGYDRDGSRGGGSDRYGSGGPARYNGGSFRERSGPYDRPGRGGRPSSYDVRY from the exons ATGTCGGCGAAGGAAGAGAACCGGATCTTTGTGGGTGGCTTATCGAGGGATACCTCGGAGCGGCGGCTGGAGGCGGAGTTCAGCCGGTTTGGAAAGGTCGTCGAGGCTAAA GTTATGGTTGAGAGAGATACTGGCCGCTCTCGTGGGTTTGGATTTGTGACATTTTCTGATGCACGTGCAGCTGAGGTCTCTATTAGCCAGATGCATGAATGCGAGCTGGATGGACGTGTCATTTCAGTGAACAAGGCTGAGCCTAAAATGAACACAGATAACACTCGCTATGATGGTGGTGGGTACAAGTCCTATGGTAGGGGAGGCTATCATGGTGTTGATGGACCCCCACCTGCAGGGCGTTCTGATGAATGCTTTAAGTGTGGTCGTCTTGGACACTGGGCGCGTGAGTGCACATCTGCTGGAGGAGGTAATGATGGTCGATTTTCCTCTCGCTCCAAATTTGGAGGTGATGGGCGAGGGGGACATGATCACAATGATCGTTTCATTGATGATCGCTATGATGGTGGCTACTATGGTGACCGAGACCATATAGACAGCAGGGACAGCCGTTATGGTGGTGGTCGTGAACGATATGGGCCTCCTGGTGATCACTTTTCAGGTGGTAGACATAGAGGTGGACCAGAGAATTACGCACATAATGGATACAGCAGGGAGAGAAGCTATGAGAGGGATGGGCCTCATGTTGGTAGCTATGATAGAGATGTGGCGCCAAGAGGTGGCAGTGGCTATGATAGAGATGGATCACGTGGTGGTGGAAGCGACAGATATGGGTCTGGTGGACCTGCTCGCTACAATGGTGGAAGTTTCAGGGAAAGGTCAGGGCCTTATGATCGTCCTGGTAGGGGTGGACGTCCATCATCCTACGATGTTCGCTATTAA
- the LOC121984029 gene encoding glycine-rich RNA-binding protein RZ1C-like isoform X2, translating into MVERDTGRSRGFGFVTFSDARAAEVSISQMHECELDGRVISVNKAEPKMNTDNTRYDGGGYKSYGRGGYHGVDGPPPAGRSDECFKCGRLGHWARECTSAGGGNDGRFSSRSKFGGDGRGGHDHNDRFIDDRYDGGYYGDRDHIDSRDSRYGGGRERYGPPGDHFSGGRHRGGPENYAHNGYSRERSYERDGPHVGSYDRDVAPRGGSGYDRDGSRGGGSDRYGSGGPARYNGGSFRERSGPYDRPGRGGRPSSYDVRY; encoded by the coding sequence ATGGTTGAGAGAGATACTGGCCGCTCTCGTGGGTTTGGATTTGTGACATTTTCTGATGCACGTGCAGCTGAGGTCTCTATTAGCCAGATGCATGAATGCGAGCTGGATGGACGTGTCATTTCAGTGAACAAGGCTGAGCCTAAAATGAACACAGATAACACTCGCTATGATGGTGGTGGGTACAAGTCCTATGGTAGGGGAGGCTATCATGGTGTTGATGGACCCCCACCTGCAGGGCGTTCTGATGAATGCTTTAAGTGTGGTCGTCTTGGACACTGGGCGCGTGAGTGCACATCTGCTGGAGGAGGTAATGATGGTCGATTTTCCTCTCGCTCCAAATTTGGAGGTGATGGGCGAGGGGGACATGATCACAATGATCGTTTCATTGATGATCGCTATGATGGTGGCTACTATGGTGACCGAGACCATATAGACAGCAGGGACAGCCGTTATGGTGGTGGTCGTGAACGATATGGGCCTCCTGGTGATCACTTTTCAGGTGGTAGACATAGAGGTGGACCAGAGAATTACGCACATAATGGATACAGCAGGGAGAGAAGCTATGAGAGGGATGGGCCTCATGTTGGTAGCTATGATAGAGATGTGGCGCCAAGAGGTGGCAGTGGCTATGATAGAGATGGATCACGTGGTGGTGGAAGCGACAGATATGGGTCTGGTGGACCTGCTCGCTACAATGGTGGAAGTTTCAGGGAAAGGTCAGGGCCTTATGATCGTCCTGGTAGGGGTGGACGTCCATCATCCTACGATGTTCGCTATTAA